One window of the Lodderomyces elongisporus chromosome 6, complete sequence genome contains the following:
- the TIP41 gene encoding Tap42 interacting protein (BUSCO:EOG092648XW), whose protein sequence is MSDNQETTLKDNSSKNSRNDKLFKNVQLPVRGTEKASARGVGIDAIHINAAREMVQLHTRGRNPPVDLNNRVSNAEQTTSQHNLIGDLNGLRNSLPRGAPAAPSMVKPKSQLKSKSPLISQTKSQSPVSSHSYSSSFPKQRISIPKSHPHQKECRNPQFDQPKLDYLGDNVFEFPLPEMIFGNNYVRIKYVPHDKAEDGAGDKDDDKDIDKDLDKDKSGEIWFNSIDALKTLDDDCKLKVSYHEEWLESRQKNSKKQQLEKRGGDAMPSNIDAGVVPIPAEDLISSEGLKPYDWTYSTNYKGLTRNLKFVGGDELDQKWEKDKGKNNGEGLQIPIARLMQPDPILFFDEMILFEDELADNGISMLSTKIRVMPTCLLILCRFFLRLDNVIFRVRDCRVFIDLDKDEVIREYKVQEDTYDNVLKKSIRGGGSGGAAAAAANDPKRLLRDQNWVSSNLPVISRTIEKCDIHK, encoded by the exons ATGTCGGACAATCAAGAAACAACTCTTAAGGATAATAGTTCCAAGAATTCAAGGAATGATAAACTCTTCAAGAATGTCCAACTTCCAGTGAGAGGCACGGAAAAGGCAAGTGCAAGAGGAGTTGGAATCGATGCAATCCACATCAATGCCGCGCGGGAAATGGTACAATTACATACACGAGGTCGAAATCCACCAGTCGATTTAAATAATCGAGTATCAAATGCGGAACAAACTACCCTGCAACACAATTTGATTGGCGATTTAAATGGCCTCAGGAACTCCTTACCACGTGGTGCTCCAGCTGCACCATCAATGGTAAAACCTAAATCGCAATTGAAATCGAAATCTCCGTTGATACTGCAAACCAAATCACAGTCACCTGTTTCGTCTCATTCTTATTCGTCATCATTTCCAAAGCAACGAATCAGCATTCCAAAAAGCCATCCACATCAGAAAGAATGTAGGAACCCACAAT TTGACCAGCCTA AGTTGGATTATTTGGGAGATAATGTGTTTGAGTTTCCATTGCCGGAGATGATTTTTGGAAATAATTATGTTAGGATCAAGTACGTCCCACATGATAAAGCAGAGGACGGAGCTGGAGATAAAGACGACGATAAAGATATTGATAAAGACCTTGATAAAGACAAAAGCGGCGAGATATGGTTCAATTCTATAGATGCATTAAAGACACTAGATGATGATTGCAAATTGAAAGTGAGCTACCATGAAGAATGGCTAGAACTGCGTCAAAAGAATAGCAAGAAACAACAGTTGGAGAAACGTGGCGGTGATGCCATGCCTTCAAATATAGATGCTGGGGTAGTTCCAATACCAGCAGAGGATTTGATAAGTTCCGAAGGGCTAAAACCTTATGATTGGACGTATTCGACAAACTATAAAGGGTTGACAAGAAATTTGAAGTTTGTAGGCGGTGACGAATTAGACcaaaaatgggaaaaagataaaggaaaaaataatggCGAAGGTTTACAAATTCCTATTGCACGACTAATGCAACCGGATCCAATATTGTTTTTCGACGAAATGATTCTTTTTGAAGACGAATTGGCCGATAATGGAATCAGTATGCTTTCTACAAAGATCAGAGTTATGCCCACTTGTCTATTAATTCTATGTCGTTTTTTTCTTAGGTTGGATAATGTCATCTTTAGAGTACGGGATTGTCGAGTGTTTATTGATTTGGATAAGGATGAAGTAATTCGGGAATACAAGGTACAAGAAGACACTTATGATAATGTGTTGAAGAAACTGATTCGAGGTGgcggtagtggtggtgccGCCGCCGCAGCAGCAAATGATCCAAAGAGGTTGTTGAGAGATCAAAATTGGGTTAGTCTGAATTTACCAGTTATCAGCCGAACAATAGAAAAATGTGACATTCATAAGTAA
- the oca3 gene encoding Inositol phosphatase SIW14 (BUSCO:EOG09263R62): MQVEHSLVKKKLLTIATSGKFATFTPEQLDATYLQLDDYLILHSDKLDAIELFQLFELQFYLCILTNHDIEAKNVLDRLTDQFGQNVKSQRIRLLQSIYWESQGEIKKAGDLLSQDPDELQLSRRLTTFARHEKTSATSEKYISNLNFYLNLQPADTVAWCELADEYAKLGHYEKAAHCLRQVVLLQPTAYPLFYKIGLMEYYRFLQLEKELKEENNKKDKLIELMKLLICARDNYMYSLEINDKYDKSWVALWSLVQKDFAFNSRLSKISENNKAVKEYLAQSVKLRPIVEKKLKELEVDVKSLE; this comes from the coding sequence ATGCAAGTGGAACATTCAttagtaaagaaaaagctcTTGACCATCGCGACCAGCGGCAAGTTTGCCACCTTTACTCCAGAACAACTTGATGCTACTTATCTACAGCTTGACGACTATCTTATTCTCCATCTGGATAAACTTGATGCAATTGAGCTTTTCCAACTATTTGAGCTCCAATTCTACTTGTGTATATTGACCAACCATGATATCGAGGCCAAAAATGTACTTGACAGATTGACCGACCAGTTTGGTCAGAATGTAAAGTCTCAGCGGATCAGATTATTACAATCGATATACTGGGAGTCTCAaggagaaataaaaaaagcagGCGATTTACTAAGCCAAGACCCCGATGAGTTACAACTACTGAGGCGATTAACCACTTTTGCTCGCCATGAAAAAACATCCGCCACTTCAGAAAAGTATATCctgaatttgaatttttatCTCAACTTACAACCTGCAGATACTGTAGCATGGTGTGAATTGGCTGATGAATATGCAAAATTGGGTCATTATGAAAAAGCGGCACATTGTCTAAGGCAAGTTGTATTGTTGCAACCTACTGCATACCCTTTATTTTACAAGATTGGATTGATGGAATACTATCGATTCTTGCAACTCGAAAAGGaattgaaagaagagaataataaaaaggaTAAATTGATTGAATTGATGAAATTACTAATTTGCGCAAGAGATAACTATATGTACCTGTTGGAGATCAATGACAAGTATGACAAGTCGTGGGTGGCCTTATGGAGTTTGGTACAAAAGGATTTTGCCTTCAATCTGAGATTGAGCAAGATAAGTGAGAACAACAAGGCGGTAAAGGAGTATTTGGCCCAATCGGTAAAGTTGAGACCTATTGtggagaaaaaattgaaagaattaGAAGTAGATGTAAAGAGTTTAGAGTAG